The following coding sequences are from one Pseudobacteroides sp. window:
- a CDS encoding DUF116 domain-containing protein, translated as MDKYLKKFILFSIAVVTAFCLIIMGMALIYRNFTISNYNFIILLVMLGFGAVTALLIVSIPIIFSTYRTGRIRPSMAVFARKSLNILFPLISLMLKLLRNNKDAIRRFYININNILTESEGAKFKPQEVLLVLPHCLQNFECSIKITADIGNCKNCGLCTIGDIKNMAYDMGIKVMVVTGGTAARNIILQERPKVVIAVACERDLISGIFDVRNLCVIGVTNERPNGPCKDTFVQVETLRKKINSIIL; from the coding sequence TTGGATAAATATTTAAAGAAATTTATACTTTTTTCTATAGCGGTTGTAACTGCATTTTGCCTTATAATTATGGGCATGGCTCTTATTTACCGCAATTTTACTATTTCCAATTATAATTTCATAATACTTTTGGTAATGCTTGGTTTTGGAGCTGTAACTGCCTTATTGATTGTGTCAATTCCAATTATTTTTTCAACCTACAGGACTGGAAGAATAAGGCCTTCTATGGCTGTTTTTGCAAGAAAGAGCCTTAATATTCTATTTCCTCTTATTTCTCTGATGTTAAAACTTCTGAGGAATAATAAGGATGCAATTAGGAGATTTTATATAAATATCAACAATATATTAACGGAGTCAGAAGGTGCAAAGTTTAAGCCCCAGGAGGTGCTTCTGGTTTTGCCCCATTGTCTTCAGAATTTTGAATGCTCCATAAAAATAACTGCTGACATAGGAAACTGTAAAAACTGCGGGTTATGCACAATCGGAGACATAAAAAATATGGCTTATGATATGGGGATAAAGGTAATGGTAGTGACTGGTGGTACAGCTGCAAGAAATATCATTTTACAAGAGAGGCCTAAAGTTGTAATAGCGGTTGCTTGTGAAAGAGACCTTATAAGTGGTATATTTGATGTGAGAAACTTGTGTGTAATAGGTGTAACAAACGAAAGGCCTAACGGCCCATGCAAAGACACCTTTGTTCAAGTTGAAACCCTAAGGAAAAAGATAAACAGCATAATTTTATGA